A single Argentina anserina chromosome 7, drPotAnse1.1, whole genome shotgun sequence DNA region contains:
- the LOC126801773 gene encoding 50S ribosomal protein L3, chloroplastic: MALLPIHNALLPNLSLSSKPSPLFLSPKTPFPLLTKTHKTHSTVTMMSMEAGIGVMATKLGMMSFFEPSGKVVPVTVVGFKEGNIVTQVKTQATDGYDSVQVGYRRIRDRKLTKPEMGHLQKAGTIPLRHLQEFRLQDIQGFEPNQKLDFNELFKEGDLVDVAGTTIGKGFQGGIKRHNFKRGLMTHGSKSHRQLGSIGAGTTPGRVYKGKKMPGRMGGTKTKIRKLKIVKIDKELNVVMINGALPGKPGNLLRITPAKIVGKNIPKN; this comes from the coding sequence ATGGCACTCCTCCCAATTCACAATGCTCTCCTCCCAaacctctccctctcctccaaACCCTCCCCCTTATTCCTCTCCCCCAAAACCCCATTCCCCCTCCTCACCAAAACCCACAAAACCCACTCCACAGTGACCATGATGAGCATGGAGGCCGGCATCGGCGTCATGGCCACCAAGCTCGGCATGATGAGCTTCTTCGAGCCCTCCGGCAAGGTCGTCCCCGTCACCGTCGTCGGCTTCAAAGAAGGCAACATCGTCACCCAAGTCAAAACCCAAGCCACCGACGGCTACGACTCCGTCCAAGTCGGCTACCGCCGCATCCGCGACCGTAAACTCACCAAGCCCGAAATGGGCCACCTCCAAAAAGCCGGCACCATCCCACTCCGCCACCTCCAGGAGTTCCGTCTTCAGGACATTCAAGGCTTCGAGCCCAACCAGAAGCTCGACTTCAACGAGCTCTTCAAGGAGGGAGACCTCGTCGACGTCGCCGGCACGACGATAGGGAAGGGGTTCCAGGGAGGGATCAAGAGGCATAATTTCAAGAGGGGGCTGATGACTCATGGGTCCAAGAGCCACAGGCAGCTTGGGTCGATTGGGGCCGGGACGACGCCGGGGAGGGTTTACAAGGGGAAGAAGATGCCTGGGAGAATGGGAGGGACTAAGACCAAGATTAGGAAGCTTAAGATAGTCAAGATTGATAAGGAGTTGAATGTGGTTATGATCAATGGGGCTCTTCCTGGTAAGCCTGGGAATCTTTTGCGTATCACTCCGGCTAAGATTGTAGGAAAGAACATTCCTAAGAATTAA
- the LOC126803536 gene encoding LOW QUALITY PROTEIN: uncharacterized protein LOC126803536 (The sequence of the model RefSeq protein was modified relative to this genomic sequence to represent the inferred CDS: substituted 2 bases at 2 genomic stop codons): MASFEQEQDLLFHTCANNNQLLVELEEGDEAESRHIGAVPGHIIINRNREEAGYNLYIDYFVEVPRYPEAKFRRRFRMRRSLFHRIADAVKDHDIFFMQCRNGLGKLGLSTLQKVTAAFLMLAYGVPTDSLDEYLKIGESTAIQCLKRFCRAVIEVFRSRYLRTPNAEDVARLLYIGEERGFPAXGNFPPVNYTILDKEYDTGYYLADDIYLKWSILVQTIHEPQGPKKVLFAQKQESCRKDVERAFRVLQARWAIVKGPARFXDKHVLHDIMITCIIMHNMIIEDERNLSASIREFNRTPPLHIELVTDESTRFENFLAQHRKIKDKTDHIALWNTLIEHLWN; this comes from the exons ATGGCTTCATTTGAGCAAGAGCAAGATTTATTGTTTCACACTTGTGCAAATAATAATCAACTCTTAGTTGAGTTGGAGGAGGGTGACGAGGCTGAATCAAGACACATAGGAGCGGTTCCTGGCCATATCATTATCAATCGGAATCGAGAAGAAGCTGGATACAATCTTTACATAGATTACTTTGTTGAGGTGCCGCGCTATCCTGAAGCCAAATTTCGCAGAAGATTTCGAATGCGCAGAAGCTTGTTTCATCGGATTGCAGATGCCGTCAAAGACCACGATATTTTCTTTATGCAATGCCGCAATGGTCTTGGTAAGCTCGGATTATCCACCCTGCAAAAAGTTACAGCTGCTTTTCTAATGCTTGCATATGGTGTACCAACTGATTCTCTTGATGAGTATTTAAAAATTGGTGAGTCTACTGCAATTCAATGTTTGAAAAGGTTTTGTCGAGCTGTTATAGAGGTCTTCAGATCTCGCTATTTAAGAACACCTAATGCAGAGGATGTTGCAAGGCTTCTGTATATAGGTGAAGAACGTGGGTTCCC TGCATAAGGTAATTTTCCTCCTGTTAACTATACAATTCTAGATAAAGAGTATGACACTGGTTATTATTTGGCTGATGACATATATCTGAAGTGGTCTATATTGGTGCAAACTATACATGAGCCTCAAGGTCCAAAAAAAGTATTGTTTGCCCAAAAACAAGAGTCATGTCGGAAGGACGTTGAACGAGCATTTAGAGTTCTTCAAGCACGTTGGGCAATTGTGAAAGGACCAGCACGTTTTTAGGATAAACATGTTTTACATGATATAATGATTACATGCATCATAATGCATAACATGATAATCGAAGATGAGCGTAATCTAAGTGCTTCGATTAGAGAATTTAACCGGACCCCTCCATTGCATATTGAGTTGGTAACTGATGAGTCTACACGGTTTGAAAATTTCCTTGCTCAACATAGAAAAATTAAAGACAAGACAGATCATATTGCACTTTGGAACACGTTGATTGAGCATTTGTGGAATTGA
- the LOC126801776 gene encoding uncharacterized protein LOC126801776, whose amino-acid sequence MKMRSICYKKRAKSISLREKAVCSEIRVGMAAFQLSPSERSDLLQHVVRLLTTEPEKEVLIGLFVRLLIQGSDNTFAFLKELDQDSPVFFNLEVLDQYMKDGLWTKAEEYLGKFLEPGHHILAALRNICDDAELSDDSDSVSNTCSKIFYAIERERDRIVNEMELKPIHHIPLFCLVDVVKSQANHLVIYFCLLPDY is encoded by the exons ATGAAGATGAGAAGCATATGCTACAAAAAAAG AGCTAAATCGATTTCGCTGCGAGAAAAAGCGGTGTGCTCTGAAATTAGGGTTGGCATGGCAGCGTTCCAACTTTCTCCATCGGAGAGGAGCGATCTGCTCCAGCACGTAGTCCGATTGTTGACGACGGAACCAGAGAAGGAGGTTCTGATCGGCCTGTTTGTGAGATTGTTGATCCAAGGTTCCGACAACACTTTCGCATTTCTCAAAGA GCTGGATCAAGATTCTCCTGTGTTCTTCAATCTTGAAGTGTTGGATCAATACATGAAAGATGGCCTGTGGACCAAGGCAGAGGAGTATTTGGGGAAATTTTTGGAGCCTGGGCATCACATTCTCGCTGCTTTGCGTAATATATG TGATGATGCAGAGTTGTCTGATGATTCGGACAGTGTTTCCAACACTTGTTCCAAGATATTCTATGCCATAGAAAGGGAAAGGGACCGAATTGTCAATGAAATGGAGCTGAAGCCCATCCATCACATTCCATTGTTTTGTCTGGTTGATGTGGTAAAATCACAAGCTAATCATCTGGTAATATATTTTTGCCTATTGCCTGATTATTAA
- the LOC126803537 gene encoding peroxisomal membrane protein 13-like produces the protein MTGISGVYGGSYGGSGGLYGGGMYGNSMYAGGSGGLYVALLGSTRLGLLGCMVMESQYLIIAWKAQWMYSAVEFFSRFAILMDQNIQALHLFMTSLLQALHYNFYMFLLAWGKMNNCHSLEFISENAQLLLTVLTILCCSFLIALILNKSQGPRQRPNGKPGPGSAPGNQNYAEGLKANPSGFWEIT, from the exons ATGACTGGCATATCTGGTGTGTATGGTGGTTCATATGGCGGCAGTGGGGGATTATATGGTGGAGGGATGTATGGCAACAGCATGTATGCAGGAGGGTCTGGTGGGCTCTATGTTGCTCTTCTGGGATCTACGAGGTTGGGTCTTCTGGGATGTATGGTCATGGAATCTCAATATCTAATAATAGCATGGAAGGCCCAATGG ATGTACAGTGCGGTGGAATTTTTCAGTCGGTTTGCAATTCTAATGGACCAGAATATACAGGCATTGCATTTGTTCATGACTTCTCTTCTTCAGGCATTGCattataa CTTTTACATGTTCTTACTTGCTTGGGGTAAAATGAATAATTGCCATAGCCTTGAGTTCATCTCAGAAAATGCTCAACTTCTGCTGACTGTTTTGACAATACTGTGTTGCAGCTTTTTGATCGCTCTAATTTTG AACAAAAGCCAAGGACCTCGACAAAGACCCAATGGTAAACCTGGCCCTGGCAGTGCCCCTGGAAACCAGAACTACGCTGAGGGACTGAAAGCCAATCCTAGTGGTTTTTGGGAGATTACCTAG